The following are from one region of the Paenibacillus bovis genome:
- a CDS encoding stalk domain-containing protein, which translates to MNKKAWITLALSSALLLPISPASVQAASSPQLILHYTGGGYISEFSETLLVRNGVNYVNIGYYPSWLGLELKIDASGKLASYNGWNKKFAVRDGSKTAILDGKIVTMQAPALIHKNKQTDTPSIYVPLRFAAQALDGKLVRPNAQHNTYQINDMHTYEVVTDVYKGTTYTLTKLNGDLYASRGKQDPVKLASIQTGLDSTGMEFRSTPGGLLLITVNDSYGEPHINSQQFQLLFKDGKLIRQTGTDFGWGSGNTVNSYADKLVMNDGTNLRIIEDGTGKVLQTLNLVELAGKGKDQKYSVEAIDQDILLIRNTRDHQLQLINRKNGNSVLLYQQFLTHEQQQGVEEDIGPMSGGDRINFTKRVGSTLYFTYADFDKGTVKATYNLDKLD; encoded by the coding sequence ATGAACAAAAAAGCATGGATCACTCTGGCTCTTTCCTCGGCACTATTACTGCCGATATCTCCAGCTTCTGTACAGGCAGCCAGCTCCCCGCAGCTCATTCTTCATTATACCGGGGGTGGTTATATCAGCGAATTTTCGGAGACTCTTCTGGTTCGTAACGGGGTCAACTATGTGAATATCGGCTATTACCCCAGTTGGCTGGGTCTGGAGCTCAAAATAGATGCTTCCGGCAAGCTCGCTTCTTATAACGGCTGGAACAAGAAATTCGCGGTTCGTGATGGCAGCAAAACCGCCATACTGGATGGCAAAATTGTAACTATGCAAGCACCGGCTCTCATTCACAAAAACAAGCAAACGGACACTCCTTCCATTTATGTTCCTTTGCGGTTCGCAGCGCAGGCACTGGACGGCAAGCTGGTCCGTCCCAATGCTCAGCATAATACTTATCAGATTAATGATATGCATACCTATGAGGTCGTTACGGATGTATACAAAGGGACCACCTATACCCTGACCAAGCTTAACGGCGACCTGTATGCCAGTCGGGGCAAACAAGATCCGGTCAAACTGGCTTCTATCCAGACGGGGTTAGATTCCACAGGTATGGAATTTCGCTCTACGCCGGGCGGTCTGCTGCTGATCACGGTCAATGATTCGTATGGAGAGCCACATATTAACAGCCAGCAGTTCCAGCTGCTGTTCAAAGATGGCAAGTTGATCCGTCAGACCGGTACCGATTTCGGCTGGGGTAGCGGCAATACAGTGAACAGTTATGCGGACAAGCTCGTCATGAACGATGGCACGAATCTTCGTATTATCGAAGATGGTACCGGCAAAGTATTGCAAACCCTGAACCTCGTAGAGCTGGCCGGTAAAGGCAAAGATCAGAAATACAGTGTGGAAGCGATCGATCAGGATATACTGTTGATCCGCAATACCCGAGATCACCAGCTTCAGCTAATCAACCGGAAGAATGGAAATAGTGTGCTGTTGTATCAGCAGTTCCTAACTCACGAACAACAGCAGGGCGTTGAAGAAGATATAGGACCAATGAGCGGTGGCGACCGGATCAACTTCACCAAGCGTGTGGGCAGTACCCTATACTTTACTTACGCTGATTTTGATAAAGGAACCGTAAAAGCCACGTACAATCTGGATAAACTGGATTGA
- a CDS encoding AraC family transcriptional regulator produces the protein MNKPKNDGPDIDHAERNKHDNSAQSIKQHNSRPAARKRNRNSAVPEVPEISGGHAVSKPLSWKVDTVNYNAAALVQLSGRVGTLYRDDIISSSYRPHFQAYYYKQWTNYEMAYHQHPSTEIMYMISGSCRIELHIERETDSTGLLHLQNESAGDDTYRQGGSPAETHKLQSESVHLHKGQFIVIDASVPHRLIVPPDSTCRMLNIEFGLVSSGSDSSLLNDMIHEEKELSALLLDPKDYYVLSDPEEVYYTLKSLVLELDQQRPSSMLGDLLFAQLLVRIARLYGETRLHSLPQSESYVRRSIQFMHQNYDRSIRMEQIAAAVNVHPGYLHRIFKKHMQITPTAYLNDLRMDKATMLLSQTDIPIPEIADYVGIASRQYFHLLFKKHTGSTPADYRNQSDRFVRDYASSDD, from the coding sequence ATGAATAAGCCAAAAAATGATGGTCCTGATATCGATCACGCAGAGCGGAACAAGCACGATAATTCTGCTCAGAGCATAAAGCAGCACAATTCACGTCCTGCTGCACGGAAGCGTAATAGAAATTCTGCTGTACCCGAAGTGCCGGAAATCAGTGGAGGTCATGCGGTCTCAAAGCCGCTATCCTGGAAGGTTGATACGGTAAATTATAATGCTGCTGCTCTGGTTCAGCTGTCTGGGCGGGTGGGTACGTTATACCGCGATGACATTATCAGCAGCAGCTATCGTCCTCATTTTCAGGCGTATTATTACAAGCAGTGGACCAATTACGAGATGGCTTATCATCAGCACCCTTCGACCGAAATCATGTATATGATCTCGGGCAGCTGCCGGATTGAGCTTCACATTGAACGCGAGACGGATAGTACTGGGTTATTGCATCTACAGAATGAATCTGCAGGAGACGATACGTATCGACAGGGAGGCTCACCGGCAGAGACCCATAAGCTACAATCCGAATCGGTACACCTTCACAAAGGTCAGTTCATCGTGATTGACGCCAGTGTCCCGCATCGGCTGATTGTCCCGCCGGATTCCACCTGCCGTATGCTAAATATCGAATTTGGTCTTGTGTCTTCCGGCAGTGATTCTTCGCTGCTGAATGACATGATCCATGAAGAAAAGGAGCTGTCTGCCCTGCTCCTGGACCCCAAAGACTATTACGTACTATCTGATCCCGAAGAAGTCTATTACACACTCAAATCGCTTGTACTGGAGCTGGATCAGCAGCGGCCATCCTCTATGCTGGGTGATCTGCTGTTTGCCCAGCTGCTCGTGCGCATTGCCCGTCTGTATGGAGAGACGCGGCTACATAGTCTGCCGCAGAGCGAATCGTATGTTCGGCGCAGTATTCAGTTTATGCATCAGAACTACGATCGCTCAATCCGCATGGAACAGATCGCGGCTGCAGTGAATGTGCATCCAGGCTATTTACACCGTATTTTCAAAAAGCATATGCAAATTACCCCGACTGCCTATCTGAACGATCTACGTATGGACAAGGCGACGATGCTGCTCAGCCAGACGGATATTCCGATTCCGGAGATTGCCGACTACGTAGGCATCGCGAGCCGACAGTATTTTCACCTATTATTCAAAAAACATACCGGCTCTACACCTGCCGATTATCGCAATCAATCCGATCGATTTGTGAGAGATTACGCTAGTTCCGATGATTGA
- a CDS encoding alpha-glucosidase/alpha-galactosidase → MSFKVAFVGAGSIGFTRGLLRDLLTVLEFSDIEIAFTDISQHNLEMVTELCQRDIRENGLSITIQSTTDRREALQDAKYVICTIRVGGLEAFATDVDIPLKYGVDQCVGDTLSAGGIMYGQRGIAEMLNICRDIREVAAEDVLLLNYSNPMAMLTWACNVYGGVNTVGLCHGVQHGHHQIAEVYGLDKKDVDIICAGINHQTWYIQATHKGEDLTAGLLEAFEKHPEYSRTEKVRIDMLRRFGYYSTESNGHLSEYVPWYRKRPEEIGDWIDLNNWINGETGGYLRVCTEGRNWFETDFPNWMKEEPKRFVPEERSEEHGSYIIEGLETGRVYRGHFNVINNGIIANLPDDAVIEAPGYVDRNGISMPHVGKLPLGPAAVCNVSISVQRLAVEAAIHGDDQLLRQAFLMDPLVGAVCNPPEIWQMVDEMLVAGEAWLPQYGEAITAAKQRLTAGNLIPTREYEGAARLKVKTVEEMQQDRDAATRNAGEADKGKDREKVQH, encoded by the coding sequence ATGTCATTCAAAGTTGCTTTTGTCGGTGCAGGCAGTATCGGCTTCACCCGTGGATTGCTGCGCGATCTGCTCACTGTGCTAGAGTTCAGCGATATCGAGATCGCCTTTACAGATATCAGCCAGCATAATCTGGAGATGGTGACCGAGCTGTGCCAGCGGGATATTCGCGAAAATGGACTGTCTATTACAATTCAGTCCACCACGGATCGGCGTGAAGCGCTCCAAGATGCCAAATACGTCATCTGTACTATTCGAGTCGGCGGGCTGGAAGCTTTTGCAACCGATGTAGATATTCCGCTCAAATACGGAGTGGATCAGTGTGTAGGGGACACGCTCTCTGCCGGCGGCATTATGTACGGTCAGCGGGGTATCGCCGAGATGCTGAATATCTGCCGGGATATTCGCGAAGTGGCTGCAGAAGATGTATTGCTGCTTAATTATTCCAATCCGATGGCGATGCTGACATGGGCATGCAATGTGTACGGCGGAGTGAACACTGTGGGATTATGTCATGGTGTGCAGCATGGTCATCATCAGATTGCCGAAGTGTACGGTCTGGACAAAAAGGACGTAGATATCATCTGCGCCGGTATTAATCACCAGACCTGGTATATCCAGGCGACGCATAAAGGTGAGGATCTGACAGCCGGTCTACTGGAAGCTTTTGAAAAACATCCGGAATACAGCCGTACCGAGAAAGTACGGATCGATATGCTGCGCCGATTCGGCTATTACAGTACCGAATCCAATGGGCATCTAAGTGAATATGTGCCATGGTACCGCAAGCGTCCGGAGGAGATTGGCGACTGGATTGATCTGAACAACTGGATCAATGGCGAGACCGGCGGCTACCTGCGGGTATGTACCGAGGGACGGAACTGGTTTGAGACCGATTTCCCCAACTGGATGAAAGAAGAGCCCAAGCGATTCGTCCCGGAAGAGCGCAGTGAGGAGCATGGCTCGTATATTATCGAAGGACTGGAGACCGGACGCGTATACCGTGGACATTTTAATGTGATCAATAATGGTATTATCGCTAATCTGCCAGACGATGCAGTTATCGAAGCGCCGGGTTATGTGGATCGTAACGGTATCTCCATGCCACATGTCGGCAAGCTGCCGCTCGGCCCTGCAGCTGTATGTAATGTGAGTATTTCTGTGCAGCGATTGGCGGTGGAAGCAGCCATCCATGGAGACGATCAGCTGCTGCGCCAGGCCTTCCTGATGGACCCGCTTGTCGGCGCTGTATGTAACCCGCCGGAGATCTGGCAGATGGTCGACGAGATGCTCGTCGCCGGCGAAGCCTGGCTGCCCCAGTATGGCGAAGCAATTACGGCTGCCAAACAGCGCCTGACCGCAGGAAATCTTATCCCAACACGGGAATACGAAGGAGCCGCTCGCCTCAAAGTAAAAACTGTTGAAGAAATGCAGCAGGATCGCGACGCGGCTACCCGTAACGCCGGTGAAGCCGATAAAGGCAAAGACCGCGAGAAAGTACAGCATTAA
- a CDS encoding Gfo/Idh/MocA family protein has protein sequence MSQSTEGKIKWGIIGTGGISNKFVADLPHSSNGIAYAVGSRSQESADAFASKYNIPKAYDSYDKMLQDPEVEVVYVGTPHPLHKQNVLDALNAGKHVLCEKPFTINAGELEEVIALAREKKLFLMEGMWTRFLPPIRRAREWIRDGKIGEVRLVKADFGFRIGWDPESRLLNPELGGGALLDAGIYPVSFASMVLGAKPAEVFSTAHIGETGVDEQFSILLGYEGGRAATLNGAVRLGFPNEAYVHGTEGYIYLPQFLFGASASLFVGGEEVETFNDDRDAEGYAFEAEEVGKLIREGKLASDVIPLEESLDIMRLLDKVRSQWGLKYPGEQ, from the coding sequence ATGTCCCAATCAACCGAAGGCAAGATCAAATGGGGAATTATCGGCACAGGCGGTATCTCCAATAAATTCGTGGCTGACCTGCCGCATAGCAGCAATGGTATTGCCTATGCAGTTGGCTCCCGCAGTCAGGAAAGTGCTGACGCATTCGCCAGCAAATACAATATTCCCAAGGCCTATGACAGCTACGACAAAATGCTGCAGGACCCGGAAGTGGAAGTTGTCTATGTGGGAACGCCGCATCCATTACATAAGCAGAACGTGCTGGATGCTCTGAACGCGGGCAAGCATGTACTGTGCGAAAAGCCTTTTACCATTAATGCAGGTGAACTGGAAGAAGTGATCGCACTGGCAAGGGAGAAAAAGCTGTTCCTGATGGAAGGCATGTGGACCCGTTTCCTGCCACCGATCCGTCGTGCACGCGAGTGGATCCGTGACGGTAAGATTGGTGAAGTACGTCTGGTTAAGGCTGACTTTGGTTTCCGCATTGGCTGGGACCCGGAGAGCCGCTTGCTGAACCCTGAGCTGGGTGGCGGTGCGTTGCTGGATGCTGGGATTTATCCGGTATCTTTTGCCTCGATGGTACTAGGCGCGAAGCCTGCCGAAGTATTCAGTACGGCACATATCGGCGAGACCGGTGTAGATGAGCAGTTCTCGATCCTGCTCGGTTACGAAGGCGGCCGTGCCGCGACGCTAAACGGTGCTGTTCGTCTCGGCTTCCCAAATGAAGCGTACGTGCATGGTACAGAGGGTTATATCTATCTGCCGCAATTCCTGTTCGGCGCGTCTGCGTCGCTGTTTGTAGGTGGAGAAGAAGTGGAAACGTTCAACGACGACCGCGATGCCGAAGGTTATGCTTTTGAAGCCGAGGAAGTCGGCAAGCTGATCCGCGAAGGCAAGCTGGCAAGCGATGTAATCCCACTGGAAGAATCGCTGGATATTATGCGCCTATTGGACAAGGTCCGCAGCCAGTGGGGACTGAAGTATCCGGGCGAGCAGTAA
- a CDS encoding sigma-70 family RNA polymerase sigma factor encodes MLQEQELQNCLYQMEQGDREAFHNFYTAYKDYIYRTVLLLVNRSEDTADVVSEVYMALFRSLHNYDSGKPFQKWLNGLIVAQTSNWNRKLWRRFRLNLRTSAYQEKEQMTHTSADTPVIRQESERELLNLVQQLPSKLRSVIIMRYYQEYSFQEVADVLDIPLGTAKSRHHQAIAKLRKDPDKLKQLTRYYTERGESL; translated from the coding sequence ATGCTGCAAGAGCAAGAACTACAGAACTGCCTGTATCAGATGGAACAGGGAGACCGCGAAGCATTTCATAATTTCTATACAGCCTACAAAGATTACATCTATCGAACCGTGCTGCTGCTGGTGAATCGAAGCGAAGATACCGCTGATGTGGTGAGCGAGGTATATATGGCCCTTTTCCGTTCACTCCATAATTATGATTCCGGCAAGCCATTTCAAAAATGGCTGAATGGTCTAATCGTTGCGCAGACATCCAACTGGAATCGCAAGCTGTGGCGCCGATTTCGACTGAATCTGCGAACAAGTGCCTATCAGGAAAAAGAACAGATGACCCATACCAGTGCAGATACGCCAGTCATCCGGCAGGAGAGCGAACGCGAGTTGCTAAATCTGGTTCAGCAGCTTCCGTCCAAGCTAAGAAGCGTCATCATTATGCGATACTACCAGGAGTATTCTTTCCAGGAAGTTGCGGATGTGCTGGATATCCCGCTCGGTACAGCCAAATCCAGACACCATCAAGCTATAGCCAAATTGCGCAAAGATCCTGACAAACTGAAACAGTTGACCCGATACTATACGGAGAGAGGGGAATCGCTATGA
- a CDS encoding dipeptidase: MHIIDLHCDALYKIWESGGKLRYTDAPELETNRDRLLEGQVRLQGYAVFVDPDLPDPLKFQSCLDQIHYFYAEVLEKHPEIVHITEWSQISRLQPGQIGALLTLEGVDPIGNDLHKMHLLYRLGVRSVGLTWNYANLAADGALEPRGAGLTTFGRELVAMYNKYNMLTDVSHLCERAFWDVIEIAHHPIASHSNARALLDHPRNLTDDQARAMFDRQAMVHVVYCPYFVQDTEIVTIPQLITHIDHFCALGGVQHIGLGSDFDGISTHIQGLEHAGHTQRLIDELLNHYTEEQVRGFAHENFIRHLPV, encoded by the coding sequence ATGCATATTATTGATCTTCATTGTGATGCATTATATAAGATATGGGAATCTGGCGGCAAGCTTCGCTATACGGATGCGCCGGAACTGGAGACCAACCGGGATCGTCTGCTGGAGGGGCAGGTCCGTCTGCAGGGATATGCCGTGTTCGTCGATCCTGATCTGCCGGATCCGCTAAAGTTCCAGTCCTGTCTGGATCAGATCCATTATTTCTATGCAGAGGTACTGGAAAAGCATCCGGAAATCGTACATATCACTGAGTGGAGCCAGATTTCCAGATTACAACCTGGTCAGATCGGTGCATTATTAACACTCGAAGGCGTCGACCCGATCGGTAATGATCTGCACAAAATGCATCTGCTTTACCGGCTCGGTGTACGTTCGGTGGGACTCACCTGGAATTATGCCAATCTGGCAGCCGATGGAGCACTGGAGCCGCGTGGAGCCGGGCTGACGACTTTTGGCAGGGAACTGGTTGCCATGTACAACAAGTACAATATGCTGACCGATGTGAGCCATCTATGTGAGCGTGCCTTTTGGGATGTAATCGAAATTGCCCATCATCCGATCGCCAGTCATTCCAATGCACGTGCCCTGCTCGATCATCCACGTAATCTGACCGATGATCAGGCACGTGCCATGTTCGACCGACAGGCGATGGTGCATGTGGTGTATTGCCCTTACTTTGTACAGGATACCGAGATCGTTACGATCCCGCAGCTGATTACGCATATCGATCATTTCTGTGCACTGGGCGGCGTACAGCATATCGGGCTGGGATCGGACTTCGACGGGATCTCCACTCATATCCAGGGACTGGAGCATGCAGGCCATACGCAGCGGCTGATTGATGAGCTACTTAACCATTATACGGAAGAACAGGTGCGGGGGTTCGCTCATGAGAACTTTATCCGGCATTTACCGGTGTAG
- a CDS encoding cation diffusion facilitator family transporter yields the protein MAQVTEKETIGSLIKKGNKSSAIAMIGNAIIALCKGGAFLFSGSGAMFASAMHSLADAVNQGFVFVGSILSEKKPTPRFPTGFGRVINIFCMIAVIVVTIMAYETIHEGIHLLQHPVASSGGAWLNIVVLIINILVDGMILVKAMKEIIHESRAPEAHGFGIVSSAFRNVGRAAPPTRLVFYEDIVAVLGALLALISVVVISLTNFALMDGVVTLLIGCLMIAVAFRVGYDNMIGLIGVSAPQDVADKVTATIFADSHVADIQSLRIIQEGRYYHVDGVIELIKGLTLADADDIKLRVQQALLVNPDIADAALSIIEDDSIQSWKAGKTEIEPE from the coding sequence GTGGCTCAGGTAACAGAGAAAGAAACTATCGGTTCACTTATCAAAAAAGGTAATAAATCATCGGCAATCGCCATGATCGGTAATGCCATTATCGCCCTGTGCAAAGGCGGCGCTTTTTTGTTTAGTGGCAGTGGCGCCATGTTTGCTTCGGCAATGCATTCCCTGGCAGATGCGGTGAATCAGGGGTTTGTATTTGTCGGCAGTATTCTTTCGGAGAAGAAACCGACTCCGCGTTTCCCGACTGGCTTTGGGCGGGTTATCAATATCTTCTGTATGATCGCGGTCATCGTTGTTACGATTATGGCTTACGAGACGATTCATGAAGGCATTCATCTGCTTCAGCATCCGGTGGCTTCATCGGGTGGTGCATGGCTGAATATTGTGGTGCTGATCATTAATATCCTCGTTGATGGCATGATTCTGGTCAAAGCCATGAAAGAGATCATTCATGAATCCCGTGCTCCCGAAGCGCATGGATTCGGCATTGTGAGCAGTGCCTTCCGTAATGTAGGACGTGCTGCGCCGCCGACGCGTCTCGTATTTTATGAAGATATCGTTGCGGTGCTGGGTGCTCTGCTGGCGCTGATCTCGGTCGTGGTGATCTCACTGACCAACTTTGCACTGATGGATGGTGTCGTAACCCTGCTGATCGGCTGTCTGATGATCGCGGTCGCTTTCCGGGTTGGTTATGATAATATGATCGGTCTGATCGGGGTATCGGCTCCGCAGGATGTAGCGGATAAAGTAACAGCTACCATCTTCGCAGACAGCCATGTAGCGGATATCCAGTCGCTGCGCATTATTCAGGAAGGGCGTTATTACCATGTGGATGGCGTGATCGAGCTGATCAAAGGATTGACGCTGGCTGATGCGGACGATATCAAGCTACGGGTACAGCAAGCGCTGCTGGTGAATCCGGATATCGCGGATGCAGCGCTCAGTATTATTGAGGATGATAGTATACAGAGCTGGAAAGCAGGCAAAACCGAGATCGAACCTGAATAA
- a CDS encoding sensor domain-containing diguanylate cyclase, translated as MSDAQKKENQPLNRSLLTDGGYVTQEPIDLTNCDREPIHIPGRIQPHGVLLAVTKDSENQIVQCSANSGDLLGRPVNELLGQPLEAIIGEEQLFTLLNSDLRAEATSDLQYTEVAIEVGEEIVDFFVVLHESEGLIILEMEVSSKEDDRIFNEFEWIRSFFNLVKQTSSRTEASQAAAEQIQDMLGYDRVMIYEFDTQWNGKVIAESKADGLEPFLGHHYPASDIPKQARALYLRNWLRVIVDVNYEPVDVLPAVQPLTGKPLNLSLSVLRSVSPLHIEYLHNMGVGATLTISLIHDNQLWGLITCHHYSPKYISHRLRNLCNFLGSFFSSELYQRQQLDSYEGELQLRKQALRISSIFTGATSAVRVAEQLQDEEDTLLGLMSASGAAVSYQDKLLLYGVTPNPGQVRELAGWLGSRSRDYAYATSRLSLEYESAKAYKDKASGALYLAISPGQQNYIIWFRPEVVQVVDWAGDPAKAVIQEDDGIRLSPRKSFEKWRQVVQSTSLPWQNKELNILPELKSIVHQQTENQLRQIEDQALQDARTLRRNEQRYMQLMEMSPVAFFTLTNRHIIYSNNQAAELLGVGQSSELVGRDFLQFVQDNFKSDMISYLDQLEQNLIHMISNNSCFQNVEGESIKLELTLASISYGSKPSVMIIAREAQEEAGLTEAYTVMSDQLQSYMATDPLTDMPNRVAFEKKMLDDWYTAIQKDQQVSLLLIDIDDLREYNAIHGLNGGDLCVQWVGDVLNVVSSKYSADIARFSGGTFMMKIQGTSETQVFELADEIRSNVLALQIPTDMSNSGEYITVSVGGIILNPDPLMHPTDLILRAEEALMQAKNMGKNQVSFL; from the coding sequence ATGTCTGATGCTCAAAAAAAGGAAAATCAACCGCTAAACCGATCACTATTAACGGATGGCGGGTATGTTACCCAGGAACCGATCGATCTGACCAACTGTGACCGTGAACCGATTCATATTCCAGGGCGCATTCAGCCCCATGGGGTACTGCTCGCTGTTACCAAAGACAGTGAAAACCAGATTGTACAATGCAGTGCCAACTCCGGCGATCTGCTGGGACGTCCAGTCAACGAACTGCTCGGTCAGCCGCTGGAAGCTATTATTGGTGAAGAGCAGCTGTTTACCCTGCTGAATAGCGATCTTAGAGCAGAAGCAACATCGGATCTGCAGTATACCGAAGTAGCGATAGAAGTCGGTGAAGAGATCGTTGATTTCTTCGTGGTACTGCATGAAAGTGAAGGACTGATCATTCTGGAAATGGAGGTTTCTTCCAAGGAAGATGACCGGATCTTTAATGAGTTTGAATGGATTCGCAGCTTTTTCAATCTGGTGAAGCAGACCAGCAGTCGTACCGAAGCCAGTCAGGCGGCGGCAGAACAGATTCAGGATATGCTCGGTTATGACCGGGTAATGATTTATGAATTTGATACACAATGGAATGGTAAAGTTATCGCAGAATCCAAAGCTGACGGATTGGAACCTTTCCTCGGTCATCACTATCCGGCATCGGATATTCCGAAGCAGGCACGGGCGCTGTATCTGCGCAACTGGCTGCGTGTGATTGTGGACGTAAACTATGAACCTGTCGATGTACTGCCAGCCGTACAGCCACTAACTGGCAAACCGCTAAATCTCAGCCTGTCCGTGCTGCGCAGCGTATCTCCGCTGCATATCGAATATCTGCATAATATGGGCGTAGGCGCAACACTGACCATTTCCCTGATCCATGACAACCAGCTGTGGGGACTGATTACCTGTCACCACTATTCACCTAAATATATTTCCCATCGTCTGCGCAATCTGTGCAACTTCCTCGGTTCGTTCTTCTCCAGCGAGCTCTACCAGCGTCAGCAGCTGGACAGCTACGAAGGCGAACTGCAGCTGCGTAAGCAGGCACTGCGTATCTCCAGCATCTTTACCGGTGCAACCAGTGCTGTACGTGTTGCCGAACAGCTACAGGACGAAGAAGACACACTGCTTGGCCTAATGAGCGCTTCCGGCGCTGCAGTCAGCTACCAGGACAAGCTGCTGCTGTATGGCGTTACACCAAATCCCGGTCAGGTACGTGAACTGGCGGGTTGGCTCGGCAGCCGCTCACGGGATTATGCCTATGCAACTTCCCGTCTGAGCCTTGAATACGAATCGGCCAAAGCCTACAAGGACAAAGCTTCCGGTGCGCTGTACCTGGCGATCTCGCCGGGGCAGCAAAACTACATTATCTGGTTCCGTCCGGAAGTAGTGCAGGTCGTAGACTGGGCAGGCGATCCGGCCAAAGCCGTGATCCAGGAAGATGACGGTATACGCTTGTCGCCGCGTAAATCGTTTGAGAAATGGAGACAGGTCGTACAGTCCACCTCCCTGCCTTGGCAGAACAAGGAACTGAATATCCTGCCGGAACTCAAGTCGATTGTGCATCAGCAGACCGAGAACCAGTTGCGCCAGATCGAAGATCAGGCTCTGCAGGATGCTCGGACGCTGCGCCGCAATGAACAGCGGTACATGCAGCTGATGGAAATGTCGCCGGTGGCGTTCTTTACCCTGACGAATCGGCACATTATCTATTCCAATAACCAGGCCGCCGAGCTGCTGGGAGTTGGGCAATCCAGCGAACTGGTCGGACGCGACTTCCTGCAGTTTGTTCAGGATAATTTCAAATCGGATATGATCAGCTACCTGGATCAGTTGGAGCAGAATCTGATCCATATGATCTCCAACAATTCCTGCTTCCAGAACGTTGAAGGTGAATCGATCAAGCTGGAACTCACGCTGGCCTCGATAAGCTATGGCAGCAAGCCATCTGTCATGATCATCGCGCGTGAAGCTCAGGAGGAAGCCGGACTTACCGAAGCTTATACTGTCATGAGTGATCAACTGCAGAGCTATATGGCTACCGATCCACTGACCGATATGCCCAACCGCGTGGCTTTTGAAAAGAAAATGCTGGATGACTGGTATACGGCTATCCAAAAAGATCAGCAGGTCTCCCTGCTGCTGATCGACATCGACGATCTGCGCGAATACAATGCGATCCACGGATTGAATGGTGGCGATCTCTGCGTTCAATGGGTCGGCGATGTACTGAACGTTGTCAGCTCCAAGTATAGCGCCGATATTGCCCGCTTTAGCGGTGGTACCTTTATGATGAAAATTCAGGGTACTTCCGAGACGCAGGTATTCGAGCTCGCTGACGAAATCCGCAGTAATGTACTCGCTTTACAAATCCCGACCGATATGTCCAATTCGGGCGAATACATTACCGTCAGCGTCGGTGGTATTATCCTAAATCCAGACCCATTGATGCACCCGACCGATCTGATCCTGCGCGCCGAAGAAGCGCTTATGCAGGCGAAGAATATGGGCAAAAATCAAGTTTCCTTTCTTTAA
- a CDS encoding biliverdin-producing heme oxygenase has protein sequence MTTNVLEQLRQDTADAHQQIENNAYARSMMDQSMTLPEYVSYLKLFYGFLKPLEQQAVQSGLPEQLGFDMTIRGKAALLEQDLLHLGLTDEQLRQLPLCTQLPDISTPARMIGCFYVIEGSTLGGQIITKQLMKFLPVEPGAGISYFNGYGQDTREQWMGFRQMVLEAGTSEQDSQEIVHSARETFQLLDQWLSA, from the coding sequence ATGACTACAAATGTACTGGAACAACTACGACAGGATACGGCAGATGCTCATCAGCAGATTGAGAATAATGCCTATGCCCGGTCCATGATGGACCAAAGCATGACCCTGCCGGAATATGTTTCTTATTTAAAACTGTTTTACGGATTTCTGAAGCCGCTGGAGCAGCAGGCGGTGCAGTCAGGACTGCCGGAACAGCTGGGATTTGATATGACGATTCGCGGCAAAGCCGCTTTGCTGGAGCAGGATCTGCTGCATCTAGGACTCACTGACGAGCAGCTGCGGCAGCTGCCGCTCTGTACACAGCTGCCGGATATCTCTACACCGGCGCGGATGATTGGCTGCTTTTATGTCATTGAAGGCTCTACACTGGGCGGACAAATTATCACCAAGCAATTGATGAAATTCCTGCCGGTAGAACCGGGCGCAGGCATCTCCTATTTTAATGGATATGGTCAGGATACCCGTGAGCAATGGATGGGATTCCGCCAAATGGTACTGGAAGCAGGAACCTCGGAACAGGACAGTCAGGAGATTGTTCATTCCGCACGCGAGACATTCCAACTGCTGGATCAATGGCTGAGCGCATAA